Part of the Deltaproteobacteria bacterium genome, TGACGGAGGATTTTGCCCGGATTGCCGAAGAGATTGAAACTTTGGCCGGCAAACAACGGATCGCTCTCATGTGCGCTGAAGCCGTGCCCTGGCAATGTCACCGCCAACTGCTCGCAGACGCGTTTCTCGTGCGCCCATGGAACGTTCGCCATATCATGGACAACGGCTGTCACCCGCACAAACTGCCGCCCTACGCACAACCGGAAGAGAAACGAATCTACTACCGGGGCTTGTTGTGACCGGCGTGTAGGGACAGATCGCGACCGGTCCCTACTTCTCTTCGGCGAGCCGCAAACGATAACCAATATCGCTCTCGGTCTTTAGCGGCTTTCGTTGCTTCTTTGTCAACTCGACTACGACCTCTTTGATTGCGAGATGGTCGCGATATGCTAGCAATGAGATCAATTCGCAGTGTTTTATGGCACAGACTAATTTCACCGCCGCCGAACTCTACGAAGCCTGGCCCGTGCTCTCCCGCTCTGAGCGGGTCGAGGGTTTCGAGTTCTTGCAACGCCACGATGCTGAGTCCTTTTTCCAGCAATTGAGCGCCCGAGATCGCGCCAAATTAGTGTTGGACGTCCCTTCCAGTGAACAACGTCTGTGGATGCGATTCCTTGCCCCGGACGATGCGGTCGACGTTATTCAAGAAGCACCGGCGCAAGATCGCGCTAATCTGCTAACTCTGCTCGATGACGCGACACAGCGAGAAGTCAAAGGACTCCTGGACTACGCCGAGGACGATGCCGGCGGCTTGATGAACACCCGCTACTCTCGGCTCCGTCCCGACATGACCGTCGGTGAAGCGATCAGCTACCTGCGCCGTGACGCACAGAAGCGCGCGCGCACAACCTACTACGCCTATGTCGTCGATAACCAAGAACGCCTGCTCGGCGTCATTACATTTCGCGACTTGATCGTCGCGCCGGCCGACAAACTCATCGGCGAAGTCATGCGCACTGAGGTTATCTCAGCCCGCGAAGACATGGACCAGGAAGCGTTGAGCAAGTTGTTCATGCGCCACCACTTGCTGATGATTCCCGTCGTCGACAACGCTGGCCGCATCAAAGGCATTGTCAGCGTCGACGACATCATCGACGTCGTTCAAGAAGAAGCCACGGAAGACATTCATAAGATTGGCGGCGCCGAGTCACTGGAAGAACCCTACTTGCAGGTTTCGTTGGGCAAAATGATCCACAAACGGGCCGGCTGGCTGGCGGCGCTCTTCCTGGGTGAGATGCTCACGGCCACTGCGATGGGATACTTTGAGGCGGAAATCGCGCGCGCGGTGATTCTCGCCCTCTTTGTGCCATTGATCATCAGCAGCGGCGGCAACTCGGGATCGCAAGCAACGACGTTGGTCATCCGCGCCATGGCTTTGAGCGAAGTACGGCTGCGCGATTGGTGGCGTGTGATCCGGCGGGAGTTTGCCGCGGGTCTCTCCCTCGGGCTGATTCTGGCAGCTATCGGATTAGTGCGAATCCTACTGTGGCAGCTGCTGTTCAACGCATACGGCGAGCACTATTTTTTGGTCGCACTCACGGTCAGCTTGAGCCTGGTCGGGGTCGTGCTGTGGGGCTCCTTAATCGGCTCGATTTTGCCGTTTATCTTGCGCTCGTTGGGCTTCGACCCGGCAAGCGCGTCGGCGCCATTTGTCGCCACGCTGGTGGACGTCACCGGTCTGGTGATTTACTTTACCGTGGCTGCGGCGATCCTGCGGGGCACGCTGTTGTAGCGAGGCATTGTAGTGAACTCGGAGCCCTTCGACTGGCTCAGGGCGAACGGAACCATTTGCGCCGAGCCGGAGCGCAAGTCAGCGCCCGGCGCCCGCCAGCCGGTCAAATACTTGGCCACCGCCTTGCTTGCTCTCGTCGCGCAAAAGATTTTTCTGCACCTTGGAGCTGGGGGTCTTGGGCAACTCGGCGCGGTACTCGATGTAGCGCGGCACTTTAAAGGCCGCCAGATGGGGTTTGCAGAAGTTCCAAATATCATCCGCCGGCACCTGCTCCGGTGTCGCCTCTGACTTGAGCACGATGTAAGCCTTCACCTCT contains:
- the mgtE gene encoding magnesium transporter, with the protein product MAQTNFTAAELYEAWPVLSRSERVEGFEFLQRHDAESFFQQLSARDRAKLVLDVPSSEQRLWMRFLAPDDAVDVIQEAPAQDRANLLTLLDDATQREVKGLLDYAEDDAGGLMNTRYSRLRPDMTVGEAISYLRRDAQKRARTTYYAYVVDNQERLLGVITFRDLIVAPADKLIGEVMRTEVISAREDMDQEALSKLFMRHHLLMIPVVDNAGRIKGIVSVDDIIDVVQEEATEDIHKIGGAESLEEPYLQVSLGKMIHKRAGWLAALFLGEMLTATAMGYFEAEIARAVILALFVPLIISSGGNSGSQATTLVIRAMALSEVRLRDWWRVIRREFAAGLSLGLILAAIGLVRILLWQLLFNAYGEHYFLVALTVSLSLVGVVLWGSLIGSILPFILRSLGFDPASASAPFVATLVDVTGLVIYFTVAAAILRGTLL